From a region of the Triticum aestivum cultivar Chinese Spring chromosome 7D, IWGSC CS RefSeq v2.1, whole genome shotgun sequence genome:
- the LOC123166774 gene encoding uncharacterized protein → MASACHSSASTSPTSPPRSPSHPPPTRGTTPAANLGESIFDSRWSPPRWWRSPPSFASQTRWRPATHESHTYVSNPLLRTFILCLLIITVTKHNRAHSSSAIPPPLPRRPRRLGRRRIRHRPEERHLRRTWVSPSSTVGGPLLAGGDRPHPSRRKRDGGQQPTSRIPMSVLRLREGPSPRPHLQRRWSSPCRPTTKGSWRRSASAPTLSCTAPSSSRPTGPSSSSALILIDSTVTCRWPCPPRGGGAGGAHPATTVAVVKCFFHLELEIHDVVVQPPKVKVTPTTLRPARNGITWWERKQNCWVVGWYLYFG, encoded by the exons AGAGGAACGACACCTGCGGCGAACCTGGGTGAGTCCATCTTCGACAGTAGGTGGTCCCCTCCTCGCTGGTGGAGATCGCCCCCATCCTTCGCGTCGCAAACGAGGTGGAGGCCAGCAACCCACGAGTCGCATACCTATGTAAGCAACCCCCTTCTTCGCACATTCATCCTCTGCCTGTTAATTATTACTGTTACCAAGCACAACAGAGCACATTCATCCTCTGCCATTCCTCCGCCTCTACCTCGCCGACCTCGCCGCCTCGGTCGCCGTCGCATCCGCCACCGACCAGAGGAACGACACCTGCGGCGAACCTGGGTGAGTCCATCTTCGACAGTAGGTGGTCCCCTCCTCGCTGGTGGAGATCGCCCCCATCCTTCGCGTCGCAAACGAGATGGAGGCCAGCAACCCACGAGTCGCATACCTAT GTCGGTTCTACGCCTTCGAGAAGGCCCATCGCCTCGACCACACCTCCAGCGTCGCTGGAGTTCACCTTGTCGGCCGACGACTAAAGGCTCATGGAGGAGGTCTGCTTCGGCGCCAACGCTGTCGTGTACCGCGCCATCTTCCTCCCGGCCAACCGGACCATCGTCGTCAAGTGCCTTGATCTTGATTGACTCAACAGTAACCTG CCGCTGGCCTTGTCCTcctcgaggaggaggagcgggaggggcGCACCCAGCCACCACGGTCGCCGTCGTTAAGTGCTTCTTCCACCTGGAGCTCGAAAtccacgacgtcgtcgtccagcCACCCAAGGTGAAGGTGACCCCAACTACCCTCCGTCCAGCCCGAAACGGAATCACATGGTGGGAGCGGAAACAGAATTGTTGGGTGGTTGGTTGGTATCTATACTTTGGTTAA